One Ardenticatenales bacterium genomic region harbors:
- a CDS encoding UbiA family prenyltransferase, with protein MKKPGLFRLLLNHVDAWQVSFVIATLAVLLHGQITTRHVILLLAIAAGYWLAFTLNDYHDAPYDALDQAKRHRNFFVRHPLTRRQALVFFSLSLLALLVIFSRFGWRGWLVMGISIFIMWAYSSPPLRFKSRPGIDLLVHALFVETYPYLITLYLMGVSWLPADYVILTITFLASLTAQLEQQLRDFVVDRRTGSTFVTTVGRQRAALLLKALSAILILTTVVYLLNGTLPLFVLPIGVIAMPAILHRFLRQEDIPRSERLVIISTTAGFVYTLGVFLYFAFM; from the coding sequence GTGAAAAAACCAGGCCTTTTCCGCCTCTTGCTCAATCACGTAGACGCCTGGCAAGTATCTTTTGTCATTGCCACCCTGGCCGTCCTCCTGCATGGACAGATCACCACGCGCCACGTCATCCTCCTGTTGGCTATCGCCGCCGGTTACTGGCTGGCCTTCACGCTCAATGATTACCACGACGCCCCTTATGACGCCCTGGACCAAGCCAAGCGCCACCGCAACTTCTTCGTGCGCCATCCGCTCACCCGTCGTCAGGCGCTCGTCTTCTTTTCCCTGAGCTTACTCGCGCTGCTGGTCATCTTCTCCCGCTTCGGCTGGCGCGGCTGGCTCGTGATGGGCATCAGCATCTTCATTATGTGGGCCTATTCCAGCCCGCCACTGCGCTTCAAGAGCCGTCCCGGCATTGATCTACTGGTCCACGCCCTCTTCGTGGAAACATATCCCTACCTGATCACGCTCTATCTGATGGGCGTATCCTGGCTGCCCGCGGATTATGTCATCCTCACCATCACCTTCCTCGCCTCGCTGACGGCGCAGTTGGAGCAGCAGTTGCGCGATTTTGTGGTAGACCGGCGCACGGGCAGCACGTTTGTCACGACGGTTGGACGGCAGCGGGCGGCGCTGCTGCTGAAGGCGCTTTCCGCCATTTTGATTCTTACAACGGTCGTCTACCTCCTGAATGGCACGCTGCCGTTGTTTGTGCTGCCGATTGGGGTGATTGCTATGCCGGCAATTTTGCATCGATTCTTGCGCCAGGAAGACATACCCCGCTCCGAACGCCTCGTCATCATCTCCACCACCGCCGGCTTCGTCTACACCCTGGGCGTCTTTCTCTATTTCGCCTTTATGTAA
- a CDS encoding flippase-like domain-containing protein, whose translation MIRQQEMPPPPTDAGHGFPWLRVLLGLLVGVGIMWLAVRQVNLAEVGQAILHAHLTYIFLGLAVILLTMLAKAWRWQLLYYPTTPPPSLPGLFWAMTLGQFVNLVIRLGEVARIYALEQDTAGVKARSLGTLVLEKTLDSLMLALTIALALPFVVLPAFVTNYVPSLLIITSLAALGLTLIAYRAEWVLRLFEWGMRFVPASLRDRFMRRLMRLVGSGLLGLSALRSHRQTLVLVLLSAFIAFLGILTPLILFPALGLPFGLLEATLLHTILSIGLTPPSTPAKVGVFEWLTIWILGLVGLRDEALALSYGLIYHAVVILPQTVLGIIAAARLDWRQIFHARSRPHTPPPNPEN comes from the coding sequence ATGATCAGACAACAAGAAATGCCCCCACCCCCCACCGATGCCGGCCACGGTTTTCCCTGGCTGCGCGTGCTGCTGGGGCTGCTGGTAGGCGTGGGCATCATGTGGCTGGCGGTGCGCCAGGTGAATCTGGCGGAAGTAGGACAGGCCATCCTACACGCCCATCTCACGTACATTTTCCTGGGGCTGGCCGTCATCCTGCTCACCATGCTGGCGAAGGCGTGGCGCTGGCAGCTTCTCTATTATCCCACCACGCCGCCGCCTTCGCTGCCCGGCCTGTTTTGGGCCATGACGTTGGGGCAGTTTGTGAATCTGGTGATCCGCCTGGGGGAAGTGGCCCGCATTTATGCGTTGGAGCAGGATACGGCGGGCGTCAAAGCGCGCTCGCTGGGGACGTTGGTGCTGGAGAAAACGCTGGACTCGCTGATGCTGGCGTTGACGATTGCCCTGGCGTTGCCATTTGTGGTGCTGCCGGCATTTGTCACCAACTACGTCCCCTCCCTCCTGATCATCACCAGCCTGGCCGCCCTCGGCCTCACCCTCATCGCCTACCGCGCCGAGTGGGTGCTGCGTTTGTTCGAGTGGGGAATGCGATTTGTGCCGGCATCCCTGCGTGACCGCTTCATGCGCCGCCTCATGCGCCTCGTCGGATCCGGGCTGCTTGGCCTCTCCGCCCTCCGCAGCCACCGCCAGACCCTCGTCCTCGTCCTCCTCTCCGCCTTCATCGCCTTCCTCGGCATCCTCACCCCCCTCATCCTCTTCCCCGCCCTCGGCCTCCCCTTCGGCCTCCTCGAAGCCACCCTGCTGCACACCATCCTCAGCATCGGCCTCACCCCCCCCTCCACCCCCGCCAAAGTCGGCGTTTTCGAGTGGCTCACCATCTGGATACTTGGTCTGGTCGGGCTGCGCGACGAAGCCCTCGCCCTCAGCTACGGCCTTATCTACCACGCCGTCGTCATCCTGCCCCAAACCGTCCTCGGCATCATCGCCGCCGCCCGCCTCGACTGGCGGCAGATCTTCCACGCCCGCTCCCGCCCGCACACACCGCCGCCCAACCCGGAAAATTGA
- a CDS encoding RHS repeat protein — protein sequence MNKRLRESRYAGNCGSNKISTTLYRYDNSSTPQDTTLGAFGQRTWTLRWLPDNGVDYYQTTHATYYDNSSPYYGLPHQTETFTDLSSNTAYASEVRNTTTIQNYTPLGLPTQTETIATGVPAQTNSINYHPTFPWLPATVTDANNTSSSYSYDLFGRLTHVYAPDPVSGSPTLLQASTDYDYDPGAQVLTIEQTAYPDPSDPTQNQVSKRFYNGLGQVVQERRLNAEIAGSADTVIWSHTEYDGRGLPICQTTPQSGGAQNFQPKTCANYNHTTTQYDPFGRATHITAPDGSATTTTYGFPTITPAAQPELAKVQVTDANSHTITSYTNAWGQLSVVREFFGAALADNADTVYTYDVAGNLTQVQTYDAFNAGTGNLLRQNSMSYDTLGRKTDMTDADMGYWSYTYDTNGNLLRQEANPGTPDHITLCFYYDNLNRLRHKTSDPSPTTPCPANPAASGPQHLSTTEYDTAANGLGRLAAIRWGSDPNNNHETFAYDQRGRLTSHTRTIDSHPFTLAITAYDNLDRPLTTVYPDGELVQTTYDQEGENTLTAGANAIIADIAYNQRGQMTTQARGNGRDTTYNYYNATGSNGNANFRLQSIHTATLPGKEDLLSLTYEYDPVGNITQIVDNLLATDKKQEFEYDARNRLTHAWTPPAAIDPYDHDIAYDKLGNISHYDGASYTYHPVKKDAVIAISGGQQFAYDAHGNMIDRSDSTGDYTQLFDSENRLISVTTGGQTTQFFYDADGQRVQTIHPDGRITYSPFPQYEEEHIPIPHAHPHRHQHPTRTPTPTRTPTPTRTPTPTNTPTRTPTPTNTPTRTPTPTNTPTRTPTPTNTPTHTPTPTHTPTHTPTPTHTPTPSSTATPPPTATHTPTVTPTPCCLPVRQR from the coding sequence GTGAACAAACGGCTGCGGGAGAGCCGTTATGCCGGCAACTGCGGCAGCAACAAAATCAGCACCACCCTCTACCGGTACGACAACAGCAGCACCCCCCAAGACACCACCCTCGGCGCATTCGGCCAACGCACCTGGACATTACGCTGGCTGCCGGACAACGGCGTCGACTACTACCAAACCACGCACGCCACCTACTATGACAACAGCAGTCCGTATTATGGCCTGCCCCACCAAACGGAAACGTTCACCGACCTGAGCAGCAACACCGCCTACGCCAGCGAGGTCCGCAATACGACAACTATCCAGAATTACACGCCTCTCGGCCTGCCGACGCAAACTGAAACCATTGCCACCGGCGTCCCCGCGCAAACCAACAGCATCAACTACCACCCCACCTTCCCCTGGCTGCCGGCCACCGTCACCGACGCCAACAACACCAGCAGCAGCTACAGCTACGACCTGTTCGGTCGGCTCACCCACGTCTACGCCCCCGACCCGGTCAGCGGCAGTCCGACGCTCCTACAGGCGAGCACCGACTACGACTACGACCCCGGCGCGCAGGTGTTGACCATCGAACAAACCGCCTATCCCGACCCATCCGACCCGACGCAAAACCAGGTGAGCAAGCGGTTCTACAATGGGCTAGGGCAGGTCGTGCAAGAACGGCGGCTGAACGCGGAAATTGCCGGCAGCGCCGACACCGTCATCTGGAGCCACACCGAATACGACGGGCGCGGCCTGCCCATCTGCCAGACCACGCCCCAAAGCGGCGGCGCGCAAAACTTCCAACCCAAAACCTGCGCCAACTACAACCACACCACCACCCAATACGACCCCTTCGGTCGCGCCACCCACATCACCGCCCCCGACGGCAGCGCCACCACCACCACCTACGGCTTCCCCACCATCACCCCCGCCGCGCAGCCCGAACTGGCCAAAGTCCAGGTCACCGACGCCAACAGCCACACCATCACCTCCTACACCAACGCCTGGGGGCAGCTTTCCGTGGTACGCGAGTTCTTCGGCGCGGCGCTGGCAGACAACGCAGACACCGTTTATACTTACGACGTTGCCGGCAACCTCACCCAAGTACAAACCTACGACGCCTTCAACGCCGGAACCGGCAACCTGCTGCGCCAGAACAGCATGAGCTACGACACCCTGGGGCGCAAAACCGACATGACCGACGCCGACATGGGTTACTGGAGCTACACCTACGACACCAACGGCAACCTCCTGCGCCAGGAAGCCAACCCGGGCACACCCGACCACATCACCCTCTGCTTCTACTACGACAACCTGAATCGCCTGCGCCACAAAACCAGCGATCCCAGCCCAACTACCCCCTGCCCGGCCAACCCCGCCGCCAGCGGCCCCCAACACCTGTCCACGACGGAATACGACACCGCCGCCAACGGCCTCGGACGCCTCGCCGCCATCCGCTGGGGCAGCGACCCAAACAACAACCACGAAACCTTCGCCTACGACCAACGCGGACGGCTCACCAGCCACACCCGCACCATAGACAGCCACCCCTTCACCCTCGCCATCACCGCCTACGACAACCTGGACCGCCCCCTCACCACCGTCTACCCCGACGGCGAACTCGTGCAAACGACCTACGACCAGGAAGGCGAAAACACCCTCACCGCCGGCGCCAACGCCATCATCGCCGACATCGCCTACAACCAGCGCGGCCAGATGACCACCCAGGCGCGGGGCAACGGACGGGACACCACCTACAATTACTACAACGCCACCGGCAGCAACGGCAACGCCAACTTCCGCCTGCAAAGCATCCACACCGCCACCCTGCCCGGCAAAGAAGACCTCCTCTCCCTCACCTACGAATACGACCCCGTGGGCAACATCACCCAAATCGTCGATAATCTGTTGGCGACAGACAAAAAGCAGGAATTCGAGTACGACGCACGCAACCGGCTCACCCACGCCTGGACGCCCCCCGCCGCCATCGACCCCTACGACCACGACATCGCCTACGACAAACTGGGCAACATCAGCCACTACGACGGCGCCAGCTACACCTACCATCCCGTGAAAAAAGACGCCGTCATCGCCATCAGCGGCGGCCAACAGTTCGCGTACGACGCCCACGGCAACATGATAGACCGCAGCGACAGCACAGGCGACTACACCCAACTCTTCGACAGCGAAAACCGCCTCATCAGCGTCACCACCGGCGGGCAAACCACCCAATTCTTCTACGACGCCGACGGCCAGCGCGTGCAGACCATCCACCCCGACGGGCGCATCACCTATTCCCCCTTCCCCCAATACGAAGAAGAACACATCCCCATCCCCCACGCCCACCCCCACCGCCACCAACACCCCACACGCACCCCGACGCCCACACGTACGCCCACGCCCACCCGTACCCCTACCCCAACCAACACGCCCACTCGCACCCCCACCCCAACCAACACGCCCACTCGCACCCCCACCCCAACCAACACCCCTACGCGTACCCCCACCCCAACCAACACCCCTACGCATACCCCGACGCCCACCCACACCCCTACGCATACCCCGACACCCACCCACACGCCCACCCCATCATCCACCGCTACCCCGCCGCCAACAGCCACGCACACGCCGACAGTCACTCCCACCCCCTGCTGCCTGCCTGTCCGCCAGCGTTGA
- a CDS encoding RHS repeat-associated core domain-containing protein encodes MSYNNGGGMVGGSRTRYLPFGAYRTAPTQTFTDRGFTGQQHNDDLGLIYYNARYYLPGVGRFVSADTIVPSPTRPQLLNRYSYVENRPLSLVDPSGHFSEEAIIDYLTQNYGDDAQYMLEQWKSNQALWELLRYAEGGDIAFVGYSANFMAGGLYYRFDGIGQDYLMDITISNIMGDTPNIEDMVANPAFSSTYWDTSIDDLFAGRNNLDWGGLIRWITLQHDAAGLEQTIPQIKPRNDLVLKEGDFELGLIASIIVDQIDILDKTLLFVSPSGRANKWMSVTGAWNYGFYFTFEFTGLDGPIDSAKWINVTSKYATPSEVGFPYPGSPVYGYFPH; translated from the coding sequence ATGAGTTATAACAATGGCGGGGGCATGGTCGGCGGCAGCCGCACCCGCTACCTCCCCTTCGGTGCCTACCGCACCGCCCCCACCCAAACCTTTACAGATAGAGGCTTCACCGGCCAGCAGCACAACGACGACCTCGGCCTCATCTACTACAACGCGCGGTACTACTTACCCGGCGTGGGGCGGTTTGTGAGCGCGGATACGATTGTGCCGTCACCTACCAGGCCACAATTACTGAACAGGTACAGCTATGTGGAAAATCGTCCACTTTCCCTGGTTGACCCATCGGGTCACTTTTCGGAAGAGGCCATTATTGATTACCTGACACAGAATTATGGTGATGATGCTCAATACATGCTGGAACAATGGAAATCTAATCAGGCATTGTGGGAGTTATTGCGCTATGCTGAAGGTGGAGATATTGCCTTTGTTGGGTATTCGGCAAACTTCATGGCCGGAGGATTATATTATCGCTTTGATGGGATTGGGCAAGATTACCTCATGGATATCACTATTTCCAATATTATGGGTGACACTCCAAATATCGAGGATATGGTTGCGAACCCTGCCTTTTCAAGCACTTACTGGGACACTTCAATTGATGACTTGTTTGCAGGACGCAATAATCTTGATTGGGGTGGATTAATTCGGTGGATAACATTACAACACGATGCTGCTGGATTAGAACAAACAATTCCTCAAATCAAACCGCGCAACGATCTTGTTTTGAAAGAGGGAGATTTCGAGCTTGGTCTAATCGCCTCAATCATTGTTGATCAGATTGATATCCTGGACAAAACCCTACTTTTTGTCTCACCAAGCGGAAGAGCAAACAAATGGATGTCAGTAACTGGTGCTTGGAATTACGGCTTTTACTTTACCTTCGAATTTACGGGGCTAGATGGACCCATCGATTCTGCCAAGTGGATTAATGTTACGTCCAAGTATGCGACACCTTCTGAAGTTGGATTTCCTTACCCTGGTAGTCCGGTTTATGGTTATTTCCCTCATTGA
- a CDS encoding transposase — translation MFRKNNQHQQPNFFNSDLLMPDKMRQQLHDSWAGVFRTEVFRRIPEGRFALLYSETDSRPNAPVNVLVGGDMLKDGFGWTDEELERHLQFDLQTRYALGLDDLSQNVPTLRTFQNHRRRVREHAETTGENLYEVVFGVITDEQIEKLKLKVGWQRMDSTQLLSNIAMGSRLELVLRVLQQGVTALPEARQAIWRQEQAAYVVKQPRHICYRLKNEEVPDYLRQTGKLLVALLSELEAEEGATEARALVARVLREQYQYRR, via the coding sequence ATGTTTCGTAAAAACAACCAACATCAACAACCCAATTTCTTCAACAGCGACCTCTTGATGCCCGACAAAATGCGCCAGCAATTGCACGATTCCTGGGCCGGCGTGTTCCGCACAGAGGTTTTCAGGCGCATTCCCGAAGGACGGTTCGCCCTCTTGTACAGCGAAACCGATTCGCGTCCTAACGCGCCCGTCAACGTTCTGGTAGGCGGCGATATGCTCAAAGACGGCTTTGGTTGGACTGATGAAGAATTGGAGCGGCATTTGCAATTTGACCTGCAAACACGATACGCATTGGGTCTGGACGATTTGAGCCAAAACGTTCCCACGCTGCGAACCTTCCAAAATCATCGGCGGCGTGTGCGGGAACATGCCGAGACAACGGGAGAAAACCTGTATGAAGTTGTCTTTGGGGTCATAACCGATGAACAGATAGAGAAATTGAAGCTGAAAGTGGGCTGGCAGCGGATGGACAGCACCCAATTGTTGAGCAATATCGCTATGGGTAGTCGTCTGGAATTGGTATTGCGCGTTTTGCAGCAAGGGGTAACGGCCTTGCCAGAAGCGCGTCAAGCGATTTGGCGGCAAGAACAGGCAGCGTATGTGGTTAAACAACCGCGCCATATCTGTTATCGGTTGAAAAACGAAGAAGTTCCCGATTATTTGCGGCAAACAGGAAAACTGCTGGTGGCCTTGTTGTCGGAATTGGAAGCGGAAGAGGGGGCAACAGAAGCCAGGGCGTTGGTAGCGCGGGTATTGCGCGAACAGTATCAATATAGAAGATGA
- a CDS encoding beta-lactamase family protein — protein sequence MTNDTTAAVAEFLRTEMARHHIPGLSLAVVRQGKPVLLQGYGWANLEWQIPATPTTVYEIASITKLFTATAIMRLVESGRISLGDTLGKHLPHMPEAWHHVTVKQMLMHQSGIKSYTDVPRYWETTRHDLSREEILDLVRALPLSFAPGARSAYENTAYYLLGFLLEQISGQAYADFLRTHFFTPLGMRDTRANDYAAVVPRRAAGYSWRDGQWVNKPYYSTSGTYAAGILLSTVVDLAHWDAAVRRHAILSPQTHALMLTPHPSQAQNERQFDYWHGLGWFLLTHNEHPFAGHNGGIQGFAGSYVHFLQRDLTIILLHNQDNAIPPHEIALAVADFYLPSAPELSSHAPS from the coding sequence ATGACGAACGACACAACCGCCGCCGTGGCGGAATTCCTGCGGACCGAAATGGCCCGTCACCATATTCCCGGCCTCTCGCTGGCCGTGGTACGGCAAGGAAAACCCGTGCTGCTGCAAGGGTATGGCTGGGCCAATCTGGAGTGGCAAATCCCGGCCACCCCCACCACCGTCTACGAAATCGCTTCCATCACCAAGCTGTTCACCGCCACGGCCATCATGCGGCTGGTGGAATCGGGTCGTATCAGTCTGGGAGATACTTTAGGCAAGCACCTGCCACATATGCCCGAAGCCTGGCATCACGTCACGGTGAAACAGATGCTCATGCACCAGTCAGGCATCAAATCCTACACAGACGTGCCACGCTATTGGGAAACGACACGCCACGATCTTTCCCGCGAGGAAATCCTGGACCTGGTGCGGGCGCTGCCCCTCAGTTTTGCCCCAGGCGCGCGCAGCGCCTACGAAAACACAGCCTACTATCTGTTGGGCTTCCTGTTGGAACAGATTAGCGGGCAGGCCTACGCCGACTTTTTGCGCACGCATTTTTTCACGCCATTGGGAATGCGGGACACGCGGGCGAATGATTATGCGGCTGTTGTGCCCCGCCGCGCCGCCGGCTACAGTTGGCGGGATGGGCAATGGGTAAATAAGCCTTACTACAGCACCTCGGGGACGTATGCTGCCGGCATTCTCCTCTCCACCGTCGTCGATCTAGCCCATTGGGACGCCGCCGTGCGCCGCCATGCCATCCTCTCCCCCCAAACCCATGCCCTCATGCTCACCCCCCACCCCTCCCAGGCACAAAACGAACGCCAGTTTGACTACTGGCACGGATTGGGCTGGTTCCTCCTCACGCACAATGAGCATCCATTCGCCGGCCACAACGGCGGCATCCAGGGCTTTGCCGGCAGTTACGTCCATTTTCTCCAGCGCGACCTGACCATTATCTTGCTGCACAACCAGGACAACGCCATCCCTCCACACGAAATTGCCCTGGCGGTTGCCGATTTCTATTTGCCATCCGCGCCGGAACTATCGAGCCACGCACCTTCTTGA
- a CDS encoding transposase, which yields MDREIHATHLAEFRQRVYQTFNNRADTLMELLDTLSSNRDAQTVVELSLNPVFRRSYSTLFKGIAAGHLTEEGMGRLITPHLASPQERRYWLFGVDVTPQRRQFAPCVADRSYVYYPNAIKGNKPVTVGHQYATVGYLPEKTVETGSWIVPLLTSRVGSDEDKEMVGARQMGQLLGDESHPFHGQLCVEAADAAYSKPAYLHANLHHPNLVKIVRVRSNRVFYQSYQAADDAEKGRGHPTWYGYRFALKEPDTWHEPGETVQTRYRSHRGKIYQVVIQAWHNMLMRGKRKPKRIPMLGTPAKPPQPRNNSGGRLPGTKLPPRKRYKVVKKG from the coding sequence ATGGACCGAGAAATCCATGCAACCCATTTGGCGGAATTCCGCCAACGAGTATACCAGACCTTTAACAATCGAGCCGATACGTTAATGGAACTGCTGGATACCCTCAGTAGCAACCGTGATGCGCAGACAGTAGTGGAATTGAGTCTCAACCCGGTCTTTCGCCGTAGCTACAGCACCTTGTTCAAGGGGATAGCCGCGGGTCATCTGACGGAAGAGGGCATGGGGCGGTTGATAACGCCCCATTTGGCGTCGCCACAGGAGCGCCGCTACTGGCTGTTCGGCGTAGATGTCACCCCACAGCGACGGCAATTTGCGCCCTGTGTGGCTGACCGAAGCTATGTCTACTATCCCAATGCTATCAAAGGCAACAAACCCGTGACCGTAGGGCATCAATATGCGACCGTGGGCTACTTGCCGGAGAAGACGGTAGAAACCGGGAGTTGGATAGTGCCTCTGCTCACGAGCCGGGTGGGCAGTGATGAGGACAAGGAGATGGTGGGGGCGCGGCAAATGGGGCAGTTGTTGGGCGATGAGAGTCACCCCTTTCACGGTCAGTTATGTGTGGAGGCTGCGGATGCCGCTTACAGCAAGCCAGCCTACCTCCATGCCAACCTGCATCATCCCAACCTGGTCAAGATTGTGCGCGTCCGTAGTAACCGGGTCTTCTACCAATCATACCAGGCGGCTGATGATGCAGAGAAGGGTCGTGGACACCCAACCTGGTACGGCTATCGGTTTGCCCTCAAAGAACCTGATACCTGGCATGAGCCGGGGGAAACGGTGCAGACAAGGTATCGTAGCCACCGGGGAAAGATATACCAGGTAGTCATTCAAGCCTGGCATAATATGCTCATGCGTGGCAAACGGAAGCCGAAGCGGATTCCGATGTTGGGAACGCCCGCCAAACCACCCCAACCGAGGAATAATTCCGGTGGACGCCTTCCGGGCACGAAACTGCCCCCGCGCAAGCGATACAAGGTGGTCAAAAAGGGCTGA
- a CDS encoding sugar transferase — protein sequence MISIVVPAHNAARTLAACLESLKNQTLPASDVEIIVVDDGSTDETAQIAAAAGVRVVRQERGRPAAARNAGIRAAHGHLICFTDADCAPAPDWLAQLTAPFADPEIAGAKGTYATRQREHAARFVQLEYEDKYDLLRGQARIDFIDTYSAAYRRDVLLANDCFDEGFPYLEDQELSFRLAARGYQMVFRPQATVYHHHAASLAAYFRKKFIIGFWKAQVVRRFPERGVRDSHTPQVMKIQMVLMAALLFLAAATLFTRWAALPLAGAALIFLLTTLPFAGKAWQKDRAISLISPFMLAARATALGFGYAWGLLRPQPGVTGQVTAIGGLSYVGKRALDIIGGLIGLVSFLFLAPFIALAIKLTSPGPVLFRQERIGQGGKPFTIYKFRSMRENAEAELPNLIDLDNLAEPVFKLENDPRITPIGQILRRWSLDELPQFWNVLKGEMSLIGPRPEEARIVALYNDWHRRRLSVKPGISGPMQVNGRGDLSLDARVRLELEYIDNYSLWRDIGYLLKTIPAVIGGKGAR from the coding sequence ATGATTTCTATCGTTGTTCCCGCCCATAACGCGGCGCGCACGCTTGCCGCCTGCCTGGAAAGCCTGAAAAATCAGACGCTGCCGGCATCTGACGTGGAAATTATCGTCGTCGATGATGGGTCCACGGATGAAACGGCGCAAATCGCGGCGGCGGCAGGCGTCCGTGTCGTTCGGCAGGAAAGAGGCAGACCGGCGGCAGCGAGAAATGCCGGCATTCGCGCCGCCCACGGCCACCTCATCTGCTTCACCGACGCCGACTGCGCCCCTGCCCCCGACTGGCTGGCCCAACTCACCGCCCCCTTCGCCGATCCCGAAATCGCCGGCGCCAAAGGAACCTACGCCACCCGCCAGCGCGAACACGCCGCCCGCTTCGTCCAACTCGAATACGAAGACAAATACGACCTCTTGCGCGGGCAAGCGCGCATCGACTTCATCGACACCTACTCCGCCGCCTACCGCCGCGACGTCCTGCTGGCAAACGACTGCTTCGACGAAGGCTTCCCCTACCTGGAAGACCAGGAACTCTCCTTCCGCCTTGCCGCCCGCGGCTACCAGATGGTCTTCCGCCCCCAGGCCACCGTCTACCACCACCACGCCGCCTCCCTCGCCGCCTATTTTCGCAAAAAATTCATCATCGGCTTCTGGAAAGCGCAGGTCGTGCGTCGTTTCCCCGAAAGAGGCGTGCGCGACTCACACACCCCCCAGGTCATGAAAATCCAGATGGTGCTGATGGCCGCGCTCCTCTTCCTCGCCGCCGCCACGCTGTTCACCCGCTGGGCGGCGCTGCCCCTGGCGGGCGCGGCTCTAATTTTCCTGCTCACGACCCTGCCATTTGCCGGCAAAGCGTGGCAAAAAGACCGCGCCATCTCCCTCATCTCCCCCTTCATGCTCGCCGCCCGCGCCACCGCCCTCGGCTTCGGCTACGCCTGGGGACTGCTCCGCCCCCAACCCGGCGTCACCGGCCAGGTCACGGCCATCGGCGGCCTCTCCTACGTCGGCAAACGCGCCCTGGACATCATCGGCGGCCTCATCGGCCTCGTCAGCTTCCTCTTCCTCGCCCCGTTCATCGCCCTGGCGATCAAACTCACCTCCCCCGGTCCCGTCCTCTTCCGCCAGGAACGCATCGGACAGGGTGGCAAACCGTTCACCATCTACAAATTCCGTTCCATGCGCGAAAACGCAGAAGCGGAACTGCCCAACCTGATTGACCTGGACAACCTGGCCGAACCCGTCTTCAAACTGGAAAACGACCCCCGCATCACGCCCATCGGACAAATCCTGCGCCGCTGGAGCCTGGACGAACTGCCCCAATTTTGGAACGTCCTCAAAGGGGAAATGAGCCTGATCGGCCCCCGCCCCGAAGAAGCCCGCATCGTCGCCCTGTACAACGACTGGCACCGGCGGCGGCTCTCCGTCAAACCCGGCATCAGCGGCCCCATGCAGGTCAACGGGCGCGGCGACCTCTCCCTCGATGCCCGCGTCCGCCTCGAACTGGAGTACATCGACAACTACTCGCTCTGGCGCGACATCGGCTACCTCCTCAAAACCATCCCCGCCGTCATCGGCGGCAAAGGCGCGCGCTGA